From Gossypium raimondii isolate GPD5lz chromosome 11, ASM2569854v1, whole genome shotgun sequence:
cggtgatcccgatgtggacgatgtacctgatgatattAACAATGAAGATGTCAACAACGATGAAGGCATTAACGCTTCTTCGGTTGGGGAGCAGATGCGgcgtattgtgatacacaataatcttgggccacacatgtcgctcatagaccccgacgcagcgtatgtagctgagttttcggagtaccctgaaatagttcATTCTCACGGGCTGGTTGTAACATCTGATGATGATgagttattcataggccagagattcagctgtaaagaagagtgcgtaTATGCCATTAAACGGTACAGCATGAAGATATTAGTGGATTATAAAGTCTCCGTGTCTACTCCGACAAtatatgttggggagtgttggaaggctacaattggcgggtacgagttgcattcattagaagttctcagatgtgggagatacgaaaatttgttggtcctcatacatgcacatcaacacaTATGACAAaagatcatggaaaacttgattcgaaaactatttgtaagtgtatcatgccaatggtgaaggacatgccgaccattaaagtttcggtactcATTGCGgaaatgcaagcacgattccagtatcgagtctcatatcggaaggcatggatagctaaacagatggcgatGGAGCAACTGTATGGGGATTACGATTCGTCGTATAACGAGCTTCAAGGTTGGATAGCTGCTATGCGGGAGTATGTACCAGGGACTGTGATTGAGTTGCAGACAAGTCCATATTATGGCCCGGATGACCAGTTACAGCCGGCAAAAaggattttccatcggatgttctggacgttcgatccatgtgtgcgggcatttccccactgcaaaGCCACTTGTGCAGGTGGATAAGACTTGGCTGTATGGAAATATACACAGATACTGCTTCTTGCAGTTGCTCAAGACGGTAACAGaaacgtgctcccgatagcatttgttatcgtagataaagagaacatggagtcttgggaattcttcctcacaaatctgcggaggtatgttattaggaacgataacatttgcatcatttccgatagagggaagggtttaattgcagctATTAGGCGTTCCGGTGTGCCGTGGAGATCCATTTACTGCATTCGTCACATTGCGTCTAACTTTcataaagattataagaatgcagactggaagagacaagttgtggcaatgggtaaatgataacctaatcttttcaatataagttgtaatgtttgatgttatcgacttactagaacttatttttcgttaatacgtatgcagcgtacgagttagagccacatattttcCGGCAAGGAATGATCCGACTTGATagtgacatggaggggcagGTAAACACATCTTTCCGACAATGGTTGCGCACAATGGAGCCGTGGTATACTCCAATGATGGTTGCAGGTCGGTAGCCATAACCATCTGAGGAATTCGATGCAATCAATCGTTCCACAGTGCGACAAATTTGCGGTGCTTAATTCCCCAGTCTAATTGAACTCTTCCTCTCTTTGTCAAGCCGTGATCATCCCCCAACTGGCACAGCAGATCCGGGATGGGTTGGATGCAGCCAAACTACCGAAGCACCCGATCGCTGTGATACCACTCGACgacattgaaatttataattggtgtGTTAGTACACCATATGTAGGAATCAACGAGTGCGGACGAGGGTACAACATTTGTAATTTTCGGCCTCCGGTATggcatccatataaactgcatgaGTAATAACATTGTAACGAGTTAGACCGGTAACATGTGAGTAAGATATATAAATAGAATAGatgtcatgaatattagaataacAGCTTACCCCTTCCCAGGCATGTTGTTCAATCCTCAGTCGGTATATCGGGACATCACACGACTTCCCGATGCCTGGACGGGTGGTCCACCTACAAAAAATAgtatagggtttagggttggtaacattactcaatatattatgactacaagtaatgacaatttatattttatcacctgaGTGGCAGTGGATACAGATAGGGTTGGTGACTAACGCGTGCCAAAAACGGCATCCGATAAAGCGCCCATGACTGCAGCAGTATGAGGCATCCGTCGATGTCTTTAACTTGCGGCTCTGTCGCCCGACAAAGCTCCCGGTACAGCGTTGCTAGAACAACAGAACCCCAGCTATACGACCTAGCAGTGGACAAATCAGCTAGTAGGGGCAAGTACGACAAATGCACACTGTCGCCGTTTGCATCAGGCATGAGTACTGCCCCTATcatatgcatgatgtacgctcgAGCAGCGCACATCAACTCACCTTTAGTGGCGGTCGCTGATAATTGTCTAATATTGGCTtttagccatgtaaattttatgccgaaaaaatatttatcaccGTCCTCTGGTGACTCTCCCAGGAGTTGATAGCAAACTGCAGCCGGATCAGTGAATGAAGATACTCCCGTTACGGGACTCCCGTCAATTGGGAGCCCAAGCTGCACTGCAACATCCTCCAAGGTCACTGTGCACTCCCAGCATGGAAAATGGAAAGTATGGGTCTCCAGATGCCACCGCTCCACTAGCgcagataataaatcaaagcgCAAGTCGGAGGACCGGATCAATGCTAATGACCTAAATCCGGCTAGCTCCAAGTACGGCATCAATCGTGCATCCGGAGCTATCTTTGTAACACTCACACGGCCTCTTAATACTCGGAACGAGtcctgatagtgttaaattatagaaaaaatattacgataacataatttatttgtatatactgcgtatatcctttttaaataaatagaactcctgattaacaaataataaatcataccgcGTTATTAGCCGCATTAGATATGTGTCTAATATCGCTTCGAATCAATCGAGCCATTGCGATTCGATGcctgcaagttgaaaaaaagttagtaaaaaaatcttacttcggccatttattcgtatttttttctccgcattttattcctttaaaaatatcataatttctaattttataattttacattatttcagtgcataatgtttgaaatttattaatctagtgtgttatttaaattaatttggtgtaaAAAAACCCTTACCCCTgccctttgctcgtattattttctcgatttttattactttaaataaaaatatattattctcgtattttattgttttaaattatttcaagacattttctttgaaatattttgtattaattatttctgaattttaaaaagttagtaataTACTCTTACTTttgccatttgttcgtattttttctccgcattttattactttaaaaatatcataaacttagtcttttataattttacattatttcagtgcataatgtttgaaatttattaatttagtgtgttaagggggaataaaagaaaataataaataaggagggattAAAAGTAATTAGCCACATATTGGTGCCGCCTTTTTATTCCCCTCCatcaccatttttttttcctctattattttggtaaataaaaaaaaagtttataatattttggtatttttttaatttttttgtaatattttggtaaaaaacccGAAATAAACCCTTTCCCCTGCCCTTTGgtcgtattattattttcccgatttttattactttcaataaaactatattattttcgtattttattattttatattatttcagtacatttgtttcaattatttgtataaattatttctgaatttttaaaaaatttactaatacactcttacttgaccatttgttcatatttttatccgcattttattattttaaaaatatcgtaattttgtattttataattttacattatttcaatttattatgtttgaaatttattacatgtacatttttagcattttattattttcgataaatatacaattccctttttcttttcgtattttatgttttcttaaacatacttctttgtcattttacttttaatgctattttcctaaaattttaatttcaaattctaagtaaatttcataaaaaatccctaatcaacatacaatgtacataccattattttttcattctaaatatatttcataaaatatatatgctaaataaaataataaaataactataatgtacataacataaattttaaacacacaaatattacaaaaaattaaatttataaaaaaaaattacctttttttttcttttttttccttccttccctcttctatttttttctcttctcctttccttttctttccttctttctttcttttttcttctcctttccttttcttcttctttctttctttttttctcttctcctttccttttctttccttctttttctttctttcctctcctttctttctttccctctccttcTGCCCCCCACCACCGACCCCCCCTATTATCAactggtgccgccaatggcattggcaccattggtgccgccaatggttttggcacctttggtgccgccaatgccATTGGTGTGACCATCAATGCCATCATCGGTCGATtttttttgaggtttttttgtttttttggttttttgatatattttggtaaataaaaaaattatatatattttggtaaataaaaaatttataacattttgataatttttaatttttatattacttttgtAAGAAACCCCAAATCTTatcatatacaaattattatttatttatttaaaaaaaattaaattattctcgaataatataacttattttaattaaaaaatatttgtataattaacTATAGTGACTCAGTAAAGCACTTGACAAGTTACTGGCCATTTGCTTTACAAGATGCTTAATGCTAAAAGGTTCGTATTCCCTATTAGATTTTTCtgctttctttttcacttttgtgtaaaatttattatttaaatattccAAAAGAGATAACTTTACATGCTGGCCTATTGATCGATCCACTCGTttaagcttatatatatatatgggaaaAAGTAGTATttgcataatattttttaaatgaaaaggtTTAATTGATAATAGCTACCTAAGCTATTAGATTTATTTGAGTTAAgtacctaaattatttttttatgatactAAACTTTAATTCCGTTACAGAAATTGATACCTGCTGTAACTGTTACTGCCctcagtaaaaaaaaaaatgttaaccAATCAAATTTCACTAAGTCATcgtcttattaaaatataattaaataaaataaaaataaatgaccTTTCCCTTCCCCGTCCACCGCCCCCTCTCTCTCCCCCTCCACTCACCGTCCCTCTCTCTCCATCTTCAAATTCCAGTTTGACTTTTCAGCAATGCGGGCCGCAAAACCAGATGGAAGTTGCAGCCCTTCTTTCTTTCCAATGAACTCCAACACCTTAACAATCTGGTAAAGGAATTTGGCAGAAATGAAATCAATTCACCGTAACAATCTTGTTGCATTGCTCTAAGGCTGTCGATGCTTGGCAGTGTGTTGGTATTAGTACAAATTTCCAATCGGTGCATGAACTTCTTGTGTATTATATTTCAAATGCTGGTCTTGCACAGCAGAATGGGGTTTTGCTTATAGCTTGGAGTTTTTGGTTCCATTGAAACCTTCTTTGCTGGAAATCTGTTGACGAGTCTCCTAATCGAATTGTGTCTTTTTGTGATGGTTATTTGCAGGATTGGAACGATGCTCGGGAAAGTTTCAAACAGCTGCAGGTACTACAAATGGCTGGGAAAGACCACCGGAAGGTTGGATGAAATGCAATGTGGATGGGGCTTTGGATTCTTGTTCGTGACCCCTCTGGCCATTTTGTCAAAGGCTTGTCTGGATCGTTGGGGGTCGGGATGGAAGCGAAACTTATTAAAATCATGTCGATAAGAGAGGCTTTGTCTTGGCTGCATGAACCGATTGCCAGGAGGCTGTCCATGCTATTACTAAACTGAAGCAAGACATCTCCTAGTTTGGCACCATTGTTCACGACTATTTACGTTTGAAATCTCAATTTCAACTAATATCCTTCCGTGCTAATAGAGCAGCTCATAATCATCAGCATTTCGTTCTAGTTGGAAtgattttccttcttttctttatgctattttggttttggattttgCTACTAATAATTTCAATGTCTCTAGCATTTTTTAGTGGcgcttggacaaaaaacgccgctaaaaatcaagcattagcggcgcattacgtaaaacgccgctaaagatcgagcattagcggcgctttcaggaaagcgtcgctaaaaatcagcattagcggcgtttttctagaaaacgccgcaaaaaacctaagccaaacggcatcgttttctacctttcggggctttagcggcgtttttgaagaagcaccgctaatgctcagatctttaaCGACGTTTtttaagaagcgccgctaatgctcagatctttagcggcgtttttgaaaaagcgccgctgaTGCTCAGATCtgtagcggcgtttttggaaaagcgccgcaaaaacattttatctgtctatttactattttattttgtttatttatattaattaaaattcaatttatttttaattgaatatttgttaaaaatggataaatttgaaataatgacacgtagaaataatttgaaataaaaaaatatagaaaaatatgcTCAGATCtgtagcggcgtttttaaaaaagcgccgctgaTGCTcagatctatagcggcgtttttagaaaagcgccgcaaaaatattttatctgtctatttactattttattttgtttatttatattaattaaaattcaatttattttaattgaatatttgttaaaatggataaatttgaaataatgacacgtagaaataatttgaaataaaaatatagaaaatatttgttaaaaatggagaaattaaaatactattatttaaaataattttaaaatttttgggtacataattgattgatttttaatttatatattaaataatttcaaatataattgtaaaagatacgatagtattaattttaaaatatttaatttaattatcattatagtttagggtttaatatatatgatttagggtatatatatggtcaatttaggatttagggccGATTTAagatttacaattttaaggtttatagattatggaattagggatatttatggattagggattttgatttaagggttgtgatttaaggtttatgggttaggggttagaggttaagagttagggatttaaggtttatgaatTCAgtgttaggttagggtttagggtttagattaattagtactgtgttttaatttatatattaaataatgtttaggggttaggggttagggatttagggtcgggttagggtttaggatttagattaattagtgttttttaatttatatattaaataatgtttaggggttaagggttagggatttgggctcgggttagggtttaggatttaggatttagattaattagtgttttttaatttatatattaaacgccgcaaaagttaaGCAATAGCGGtgcttttataaaaacgccacaaaaaaaatttactttaaaaaagtAGCGCCCTTTTAGCATAACAAAACAGTGtcgttttattttaaatgaaataattttttgcggtgtttttgtgaaaaacgccgcaaaagatcagcaatagcggcgtttttatgaaaaacaccacaaaaaataatttcactttaaaaaaacaGGCGCCATATTATAAAATTCCCTCCCAACTTTCCCCccaaaatccctaatttcccacgtccaagaaaaaaaaacccaaaagctTATTAACTCTgtgttttttcctttctctctttctctttcttgtGTTCCTGTTCTTGCTTTTAGTAGTCTAATTATtggttttcctctttttcttttgtatttttttttcaaactccatttttcaaatcttttcttttgaatttctGATCCATTCAGAGTGCTGAAAAATATTCAGGTACTtcggtatttttcaatttcgcATTTTATTTCCTCCAATCTTTGAATTTAGTTCCAATTTATCGTCATTTATTTGCTGAATTAACTTGTAAAATAATTGTTAGcacctagggttttttttatgtagggttgtttttaattttagttggaGAATATATTGTGGTTTGATTGTTTGTTAGGTTTTGATATTCATAGGGTTTTTAATTCGTATTTCTAGCTTAAGTAAGGACCTCATTTCTTCTGcctcaaattaattaaattcaatggttagtatttgtaatatttaatgtaatgtaaaatttttggcatgttattaattgtaaaatatttggtatttggGGGTTTTTCATTGTTACTGCAATTATATAATTGGTTTTGATGCAGAACATATATGTTTCAGCAAGTAAATATTTAGGGATGGGGTTTACAAGGAGCTACGTCGGGCATGGAGGATGCCAAAGAGCAAATTGTACAGGAGTCCAAAAATTCCACGCTACCATCTAAAGATGAGGTTGTGTTCTTATCTTGGTTCATTGTGGAATATTTGATTGGTTAAAGATTTTAGCTACATACAGAAAAATCCCTTCATCCCTGGAAGAGAGATACCTCCTGATGCACAAGATCAAATACAGAGATTTTATCATGTTAgcaattgaattattatttaagcttccTTTATTTGccttcttttataatttttttcatgttgttTTTAGCTTCGAAGATTAATTAGCTAAGAATTTGAAACTATTGAGCTTCGTTAAGCTGAGATTAGTTCATCAGGTAGCAGTTAGTTGCTACTTTTGCTAACTCTTTTGCTAACTATTTTTTGCTCAGTACTGAAGCAAAGAGAAGAAGTGTGAATGGAAAATATTCTTATTGCTAGCTTTTTTACTTCAGCATGAGTTGTTAGATAATGCCATAGCTAGTTGCATTGAAAATGAAGGTCGtgcctttattttcaattgttttattcCCTGTAACTTAGTTTAGTCTCGTGttagtttttatttgtattGGGTAGTTTGACAGTGGTTTTCCATTGTAATGTAGAGGATGTTTTGTCTTTTGGGGATGAAGATATGGTTTCGGTTGATCAGGAAAATGAAGAATTTCAGGACTGTGAGTTTCGTGCTGAGGGACATGAAGGAACCCCTCATGAAGCTCTTATTTTGGCGCTTGGCTATTTGGGTGTGCGGGATCTTTTTGTTATTGAGAATGTTTGCACATCTCTGCGATCTGTAGTTCAGAATGATCCTCTTTTATGGAGGGATATTCACATAAATCCGCCAATAATCCAAAGCTAATCAAGGTAATTTATTTGCCCATACCCTTATGCTTAAATATGTTGGTTGGTCTTCATTTGGGTTAATCATATtatatctaataattatataaactgGAATATGATGGATCATGCATTAATGGTATAGTATGATTTAATATCTTCTTATATTGTAGCAGAGTGAAATTGCTATTTGCTCTCTGATTTTGGTTTTATGTGATGATGATTGTTTCCTATAGATTGATTCAAAGAAATTATCAACAGTTATGAATCTAAATCCTAGCAGTAGTTATATGAATTGGAATATAACTGAATATGCGTATTTCAGCATAGGGATATTACTATATactcttatttcttttattcatatAGACTAATTGTTTGCTACATGTTACTTCAAAAGAAGCAAATTATAGGCAGGTATAAATCTAAATCCCTGTTCCCTACTGTTTTTAGACATCCGCAAAATGATAAATGTATATTCTCTCATTATATGTGAATATGTCAAACCAAAAATTACCTTTTTCCTAATAGAGGCATGTAGAAGAGGAGGATTTCAGTTTTCTATGCCTGTATGTTTTATGCTCAAGTAACACATTTAGTTCCAATGCATTTACTGAGTGGCTTAAACTGGAGCTGTGttggattaaatattttagcttCTATTTTGCTAATATAAGAGACCAATTAACTGtgatttgttgttttatttctttctattttgtCTTCACAGTTTCATCGTTGTTCTATTTCTACATACTTTCCTATGTTCTttccatattttcatatttgttgTAGTGGAGTGGGTATCAATCCCAATCTTTGTCCAATTACAAGATTTAATTTGTAAGAgttaataaacataattaaattattgaaaagtaaaataaaatcttaaattttggaaaattaaccTTGTTTTGAATaatgactaaaaatattaaatacaagtAAAGAAGTTAATATAACATATTAGTCAATTATCTTATTTCAGATTAATACCTTTTAAAACAAGTTCTATCTTTTAACATAGAAAACTAAattaatgcttgatttttaggtTATAATGTATGGATGCATGGGTCTCaattatcattaataaataataatattatacatcatcattattaaataaaataaaatttatcaataattttatttaatataactaaatataattattacaaataaatactaatattagaaactttaaattattgtctattgttttatttcttaaaatctcATGTTTATGTTTGGGCAATTATGAAACATTAGATATTAAAGGTACTAAAGCTATAATTTTCCTGCGTCTTTGTATGCCAACCATGTGCAAGGCTCATTAGATATTAAAGGTACTAAagctataattttctttataattgtTTCATCTTCACTATATAGTTATGTCTGCAGGAGAATATAATTTCTAGAAACATGCCCTTCAGCTATATTTGATGTTATACTTTTTATGCCAACATTTTCCCTGAttgttttgtaaataaaatgagAACTTGAACTCTTATTCTTTTCCTGCTTTGGCTTTATGCTCATTTTTCCAGTAGACTTGATGCAAATATGGCCATGAGAATATAGGCTCTTATTGGTTGTCACTTTTACTCCTTCGTTTCTCTAGTTGATTTTTGCTTCCTAAAAGGttgctaaaaaataaatctaaaagagAGAAGCAAAGTCGTAATTGATTGAGAATATATAAATGACTAGAATACTATAAAATTTCTAGTATGATTGTTCACGACCAACTTGTTGTGAAAGCATTTGTTTGCTATTTCCCCgttcatttttattctataGTTAAGTTGCTAATTTTATCTTCTTATCTACCTGTGTATCTGAATGATGTTTTATGAATACAACCATGCTTCCAATAATGTGTTAGATGGGCTGAACATGTTTGATGGAACTGATGCACATTACTTCCGCACGGGGTTAAGGGGTCACCACTCGGTGTGGGATTCTCGCCTTTTTAATTATGGAAGCTGGGAAGTATGTACTTCTACCTAAACATTTCTTAATGAATAGCTCTTGTTTAAAGATTTTGGCTTCCTCCCTTccagttgtaaatattttttcttagttGTTGCTTTAGGTATTGAGGTATCTTCTTTCATATGCAAGATGGTGGCTGGAGGAGTATAAGTTTGATGGGTACAGATTTGATGGTGTGACTTCAATGATGTACAAGAtttccttgattaagtaaatgtattatttatttgagtaaaaaaatgcattgtatgttttattaccttgaatatgtattatttattttagttttgattctaaatttttatttttacttaagagttctaacttttagattttaattgtgttattaatgtattattttaaattctaaatttaaattcattaaattttatatttagtttctgattaaaatttttgtagaaaatttaatttaaataatatttttatttatccttaaaatataatataatatttatcatagaaataaatattatttaaaaaattatttttttaaaagatatgtttttagcggcgtttgtggtaaaagcgccgctaaaggtcctggtctatagcggcgtttgtgcgaaaagcgccgctaaaggtcctggtctatagcggcgtttgtgcgaaaagcgccgctaaaggtcctggtctatagcggcgtttgtgctaaaagcgccgctaaaggtcctgctctatagcggcgtttgtggaaaagcgccgctaaaggtcctgctCTATAGCGGCGTTCACAACagcggcgttttttgcggcgctttcaaaaacgccgcaaatatttttagcggcgttagaaagcgccgctaaaggcataaaaaacgccgctaaagacctattttggtgtagtgatagATTTCTCCCTTAATTGCTTCTTAGAACattattgttgttttatttttttatttgatttcgttaatgaaaaataaaagttttattgatttaaaacttaatatttgTACTAAAAAAGCTAATTAGAAAACtccaatgttatttttttacctTCCGTAGCTCAAATTCTTacaaataattttgtaaattttgaaatttcaaatttaactaaactttaatttatgatatttttaaaatttaatgctgtaaatatattattatatgcataataccattttaattaatgaatttaatgggTCTTATTTAAGTCAAGaccgaaatttcaaaatttgaaaagtataaagattaaaatgattaaattgaaaactagAGACTAAATTCGCAATTTTAGCATAGTAAGTAACTAATAGCAGGATCTAACCTAGCTGTTACCGATTGGATTAGGATTGAAATATCAATattcaagaaagaaaaagattaagaCTAACTAAATTAGAGTATAAGGATTAGATATGCAACTTTCTCATAGTATAAGGACTAGTAGCAGAATTTGACCTTAAAAAGAAATGCGATCTCAAAGTGAGAGACGGCGCCGTGTGGAGTCGGTGGGTTACATGAGAAATGAAATTGACAAGAACACTGGCAAAACCGTCAAATCTATCATCAGATTCACATCAACGGTCAATATCGTccacaaattaatataatgacaTTTACATACAATTACTAATTCCGTCCTTTTCCCTCAAAACGGCAAatggatcaaaattaaaacgGCGAATCAAAGATCAGTTCCCTTTGTCGGTTTCCTTCCAAATCCAAGTCCACACCATTTCTACTAAACAAAGAACgcaagaagaaaaaaggaaatgaagaaTGACGATACTCTGCCGACGACAACCGCAGCGACAACAACGGCGTTAGCGAATGTGAAGAAGGAAAGCTCAGATTCGAGTTTATTTGGTAAAGGTCGTTACAAGTTCTgggctttagcggcgattttgTTATTGGCATTCTGGTCGATGTTCACCGGAACCGTTACTCTCCGGTGGTCAGCCGGTAACCTCAACCGTTTTTCAGATGATTTTGATAGCCATATTCACGACGATCTAGACGTTCTCGTATGTTCCCCacaaattttctccttttcttcttttttctttttctaattctGCTTTTGCCTAAAGTTCTGTTCTCACTTCTCGCTACTCAAttcttttcttgtttcattTTCGGTTAGGAAATGGAGGAGAGAGAGAAGGTGGTGAAGCACATGTGGGATGTGTACACTAACAGCCGTCGGATTAGATTACCGAGGTTTTGGCAAGAGGCATTTGAGGCTGCCTACGAGGAGTTGACCAGCGATGTGCCTGGGGTTAGAGAGGATGCAGTTAGTGAGATTGCTAAGATGTCCATACGCTCCGTGGATCTTGATCCTCTTCCAGTCCAACCAACGGTGAGGATTTAGGTTTCTTCTCATTGTTAATTATGCATATCTTCGTGTGATCTAGAATAATTCTTGCATTTCAGCATTTGATTAAACACATGCTTTGCTTAACGTGCGATTGTTCAGTAAACTTTT
This genomic window contains:
- the LOC105801053 gene encoding protein MAIN-LIKE 2-like encodes the protein MARLIRSDIRHISNAANNADSFRVLRGRVSVTKIAPDARLMPYLELAGFRSLALIRSSDLRFDLLSALVERWHLETHTFHFPCWECTVTLEDVAVQLGLPIDGSPVTGVSSFTDPAAVCYQLLGESPEDGDKYFFGIKFTWLKANIRQLSATATKGELMCAARAYIMHMIGAVLMPDANGDSVHLSYLPLLADLSTARSYSWGSVVLATLYRELCRATEPQVKDIDGCLILLQSWALYRMPFLARVSHQPYLYPLPLRWTTRPGIGKSCDVPIYRLRIEQHAWEGMVMATDLQPSLEYTTAPLCATIVGKMCLPAPPCHYQVGSFLAGKYVALTLCILIIFMKVRRNVTNAVNGSPRHTGTPNSCN
- the LOC105803818 gene encoding uncharacterized protein LOC105803818 isoform X4, producing MKNDDTLPTTTAATTTALANVKKESSDSSLFGKGRYKFWALAAILLLAFWSMFTGTVTLRWSAGNLNRFSDDFDSHIHDDLDVLEMEEREKVVKHMWDVYTNSRRIRLPRFWQEAFEAAYEELTSDVPGVREDAVSEIAKMSIRSVDLDPLPVQPTSLRSN
- the LOC105803818 gene encoding uncharacterized protein LOC105803818 isoform X2; this translates as MKNDDTLPTTTAATTTALANVKKESSDSSLFGKGRYKFWALAAILLLAFWSMFTGTVTLRWSAGNLNRFSDDFDSHIHDDLDVLEMEEREKVVKHMWDVYTNSRRIRLPRFWQEAFEAAYEELTSDVPGVREDAVSEIAKMSIRSVDLDPLPVQPTGVKRAEKGRLKLISSGNGE
- the LOC105803818 gene encoding uncharacterized protein LOC105803818 isoform X3 codes for the protein MKNDDTLPTTTAATTTALANVKKESSDSSLFGKGRYKFWALAAILLLAFWSMFTGTVTLRWSAGNLNRFSDDFDSHIHDDLDVLEMEEREKVVKHMWDVYTNSRRIRLPRFWQEAFEAAYEELTSDVPGVREDAVSEIAKMSIRSVDLDPLPVQPTLFFLLFAL
- the LOC105803818 gene encoding uncharacterized protein LOC105803818 isoform X1, with product MKNDDTLPTTTAATTTALANVKKESSDSSLFGKGRYKFWALAAILLLAFWSMFTGTVTLRWSAGNLNRFSDDFDSHIHDDLDVLEMEEREKVVKHMWDVYTNSRRIRLPRFWQEAFEAAYEELTSDVPGVREDAVSEIAKMSIRSVDLDPLPVQPTKGVKRAEKGRLKLISSGNGE